The DNA region GCGGTGGCGGGCCTCGTCGTCGCCTGGGTGCTGACGCGCTATGCGTTTCCCGGCCGGCGTCTGTTGGATGCCATCGTCGATTTGCCGTTTGCGCTGCCCACCGCGGTCGCCGGCATCGCGCTGACGGCGATCTATGCGCCGAACGGCTGGATCGGCGCGCTGCTCGCCCCGCTCGGCGTCAAGGTGGCCTATACGCCGCTCGGCATCTTCGTGGCGCTGGTGTTCATCAGCCTGCCATTCGTGGTGCGCACGGTGCAGCCGGTGCTGGCCGATCTCGACCGCGAGATCGAGGAGGCGTCCGCCACGCTCGGCGCCTCGCGGGCGCAGACCGTGGCGCGCGTCATCCTGCCTGCGCTGGCGCCGGCGGTGCTGACCGGCTTCGCGCTGGCGTTCGGCCGCGCGGTCGGCGAATACGGCTCGGTGATCTTCATTGCCGGCAACATGCCGTTCGTGTCCGAGATCGCGCCGCTCCTGATCGTCATCCAGCTTGAGGAGTTCAACTATGCCGGGGCGACGGCGATCGCCACCATCATGCTGGCGATCTCCTTCGTCTCGCTGCTGGCGATCAACCTGATCCAGGCGTGGAGCCGGCGGAGGTTCGGCCATGTCTGAGACCTCGTTGCACGGTTTGGTGGCGCCACCGGCGAAGCCCGCCACGGTGACCGATGAGGCGCCCCTCACCCGCTGGGTGCTGATCGGCGCGGCGGTGACGTTCCTCGCGCTGTTCCTGGTGCTGCCGCTGATCGCCATCTTCGCCGAGGCGCTGCGCCGCGGCGTCGGCGCCTATTTCGCCAGCTTCGCCGATCCCGACACCCAGGACGCGATCCGCCTGACGCTGCTGGTCGCGGCCATCGCCGTGCCGCTGAACGTGGTGTTCGGGGTTGCCGCCGCCTGGGCGGTCGCCAAGTTCGACTTCATCGGCAAGAGCCTCGTCGTCACCTTCATCGACTTGCCGTTCTCGGTGTCGCCGGTGGTGTCGGGCCTCGTCTTCGTGCTGCTGTTCGGCGCGCACGGCGTGTTCGGCAGCTTCCTGCAGGCCCACGACATCCGCATCATCTTCGCCGTGCCCGGCATCGTGCTGGCGACGATCTTCGTCACCTTCCCGTTCGTGGCGCGCGAGCTGATCCCGCTGATGCAGGAGCAGGGCACGGCCGAGGAGGAGGCGGCGCTGACGCTCGGCGCCTCAGGCTTGCGCATGTTTCTCACCGTCACCCTGCCGAACGTGAAATGGGCGCTGCTCTATGGGGTGCTGCTCGCCAACGCCCGGGCGATGGGCGAGTTCGGCGCGGTGTCGGTGGTGTCGGGCCACATTCGCGGTCTCACCAACACCATGCCGCTGCAGGTGGAGATCCTCTATAATGAGTATGCTTTCGTCGGCGCCTTCGCGGTTGCCTCGCTTCTGGCCGGGCTCGCCCTCGTCACCCTCGTCGCCAAGGCCCTGCTCGAATGGCGCTACGGCGACGCTCTCGCGCGAACGCACCGGCACGGGTAGACTCGGCAACGTGGAGATCAGGGCCGAGGGAATCACCAAGCGGTTCGGCGAGGCGACCGTGCTGGCGGACGTCGACGTGCACGTGCACGCGGGCGA from Blastochloris tepida includes:
- the cysT gene encoding sulfate ABC transporter permease subunit CysT; protein product: MSLAAHATPFRFRQPSALPGFGITFGFAVTYLSLIVLIPLGVLVVQASGLGLEGLWQTATSPRVLAALRLSFGVSFAAAAVNAVAGLVVAWVLTRYAFPGRRLLDAIVDLPFALPTAVAGIALTAIYAPNGWIGALLAPLGVKVAYTPLGIFVALVFISLPFVVRTVQPVLADLDREIEEASATLGASRAQTVARVILPALAPAVLTGFALAFGRAVGEYGSVIFIAGNMPFVSEIAPLLIVIQLEEFNYAGATAIATIMLAISFVSLLAINLIQAWSRRRFGHV
- the cysW gene encoding sulfate ABC transporter permease subunit CysW; its protein translation is MSETSLHGLVAPPAKPATVTDEAPLTRWVLIGAAVTFLALFLVLPLIAIFAEALRRGVGAYFASFADPDTQDAIRLTLLVAAIAVPLNVVFGVAAAWAVAKFDFIGKSLVVTFIDLPFSVSPVVSGLVFVLLFGAHGVFGSFLQAHDIRIIFAVPGIVLATIFVTFPFVARELIPLMQEQGTAEEEAALTLGASGLRMFLTVTLPNVKWALLYGVLLANARAMGEFGAVSVVSGHIRGLTNTMPLQVEILYNEYAFVGAFAVASLLAGLALVTLVAKALLEWRYGDALARTHRHG